In Anser cygnoides isolate HZ-2024a breed goose chromosome 23, Taihu_goose_T2T_genome, whole genome shotgun sequence, the following are encoded in one genomic region:
- the PLEKHM2 gene encoding pleckstrin homology domain-containing family M member 2 isoform X4 — translation MEPAEVKDRILENISLSVKKLQSYFAACEDETPAIRNHDKVLQRLCEHLDHALLYGLQDLSSGYWVLVVHFTRREAIKQIEVLQHVATNLGRSRAWLYLALNENSLESYLRLFQENLSLLHKYYVKNALVCSHDHLTLFLTLVSGLEFIRFDLDLDAPYLDLAPYMPDYYKPQYLLDFEDRLPSSVHGSDSLSLNSFNSVTSTNLEWDDSAIAPSSEDGDLTDTLSCPRSTASEANGSKASVKSPTQRYNPFNEEKADTLSSTETTPVHTASQEKAEATPEGTDQSESCTELEVIRLAKKKKTGKKKKAKPEEPVNTPVPTVPKTSTQQASGDSGVNGLSDREDSQRDDGPAAPAGEPSPGGQEEGRERSALSQLALRIPEMKDTSMESVGQPLSKVMDRLNGQLDPGGWNAPLEPPGQSFRTGTPGETPDGSSSGDFSEGISAPMDFYRFTVESPNAAAPGGGHHDTPGPGQPPHVSGSPEAPEKEESGEEEAVGAVEESGGVSVEPQSARTAPTNPEAVHEQKKEQPSPSLSSAEDSGVEEGQGSPSELTHPSEFRVDNNHLLLLMIHVFRENEEQLFRMIRMSTGHMEGNLQLIYVLLTDCYVYLIRKGAAEKPYMVEEAVSYNELDYISVGLDQQTVTLVCTNRRKQFLLDTADVALTEFFLVSLKSAMIKGCREPPYPSILTDATMEKLALAKFVAQESKCEACDVVVRFYGLVHWEDPMDEALGPSANSYTSAENTVTKDGILHYKAGTSYLGKEQWKTCFVVLSNGILYQYPDRTDVTPLLSINMGGEQCGGCRRSNTTDRPHSFQVILTDRPSLELSADNEEDMADWMQYFCQAVSKGVIPQGVAPTPCVPCCLVLTDQKAFTCHEDCQTSFFRSLGTMELTDITAISTEAGKEYCILEFAQDRKQFLPPWVLYFSCTTELERFLSALNAAWRNIYQVDLLHKAILDATVKKKCEDAQSLINSAWQRSDSLCRGRAERDPWC, via the exons ATGGAGCCGGCGGAGGTGAAGGACCGCATCCTGGAGAACATCTCCCTCTCCGTCAAGAAG ctgcagagctaCTTTGCTGCCTGTGAAGATGAGACGCCAGCCATCAGAAACCATGACAAGGTCCTGCAGCGGCTCTGTGAACATCTGGACCATGCTCTGCTCTATGG aCTGCAAGATCTTTCCTCAGGCTACTGGGTGCTGGTCGTTCACTTCACCCGCCGCGAAGCCATCAAACAGATAGAAGTGCTTCAACACGTGGCCACCAACCTGGGACGCA GCCGGGCGTGGCTGTACCTAGCCCTCAACGAAAACTCATTGGAGAGTTATTTGAGACTGTTCCAGGAGAACCTAAGCCTGCTGCATAAATACTACGTCAA GAACGCCCTGGTTTGCAGTCATGATCACCTGACCTTGTTCTTAACGCTGGTGTCTGGGCTGGAGTTCATCCGCTTTGACTTGGATCTG GACGCTCCTTACCTGGATCTGGCCCCGTACATGCCAGATTACTACAAGCCTCAGTACCTGCTAGACTTCGAGGACCGCCTGCCCAGCTCCGTGCACGGCTCCGACAGCCTGTCTCTCAACTCCTTCAACTCTGTCACCTCCACCAACCTGGAATGGGACGACAGCGCCATCGCTCCCTCCAGTGAAG ATGGAGACCTCACAGACACGCTCAGCTGCCCACGCTCTACTGCCTCAGAGGCAAATGGCAGCAAGGCCTCCGTGAAAAGCCCAACGCAGCGCTATAACCCCTTCAACGAGGAGAAAGCCGACACGCTGTCCTCCACTGAGACCACCCCAGTGCACACGGCTTCCCAGGAGAAGGCAGAAGCTACCCCTGAAGGAACAGACCAGTCCGagagctgcacagagctggaGGTCATCAG GTTagccaagaaaaagaaaacaggcaagaagaagaaagcaaagccagAGGAGCCAGTGAACACACCTGTGCCCACAGTGCCCAAGACCAGCACGCAGCAGGCCAGTGGAGACAGCGGCGTGAACGGGCTGAGCGACAGAGAAGACTCGCAGAGGGATGACGGTCCTGCTGCCCCGGCTGGAGAGCCAAGTCCGGGCGGGCAGGAGGAGGGTCGCGAGCGCTCTGCCCTCAGCCAGCTGGCTTTGCGCATCCCTGAGATGAAGGACACGTCCATGGAGAGCGTGGGGCAGCCGCTGAGCAAGGTGATGGACAGGCTCAATGGGCAGCTGGACCCGGGCGGCTGGAACGCCCCCCTCGAGCCCCCCGGGCAGTCCTTTCGGACTGGCACGCCAGGGGAGACCCCAGATGGATCGTCCTCTGGCGACTTTAGTGAGGGGATTTCAGCCCCCATGGACTTCTACCGCTTTACCGTCGAGAGTCCAAACGCTGCTGCACCAGGTGGTGGCCACCATGACACTCCAGGGCCTGGCCAACCGCCACATGTTTCTGGTAGCCCTGAGGCtcctgaaaaagaagaaagcggAGAGGAAGAAGCAGTTGGGGCAGTAGAAGAGTCTGGAGGGGTGAGCGTTGAACCCCAAAGTGCTCGTACGGCCCCCACCAATCCTGAGGCTGTCCATGAGCAGAAGAAGGAGCAGCCCAGCCCTTCTCTGAGCAGCGCCGAGGACTCTGGGGTGGAGGAAGGTCAGGGCAGCCCTTCAGAGCTGACTCACCCTTCAGAGTTCAG GGTGGATAACAACCATCTGCTCCTGCTGATGATCCACGTCTTTCGGGAGAATGAGGAACAGTTGTTCAGG ATGATCCGAATGAGCACCGGGCACATGGAGGGGAACCTGCAGCTGATCTATGTCCTGCTGACAGATTGCTATGTGTACCTGATCCGGAAAG GGGCAGCGGAGAAGCCGTACATGGTGGAGGAGGCCGTTTCCTACAACGAGCTGGACTACATTTCT GTTGGGCTGGATCAGCAGACGGTGACTCTGGTGTGCACCAATCGGAGGAAGCAGTTCCTGCTCGACACCGCGGACGTGGCTCTCACAGA GTTCTTTCTGGTCTCCTTGAAGTCAGCCATGATCAAGGGGTGCCGGGAGCCCCCCTACCCCAGTATCCTCACCGATGCCACCATGGAGAAACTGGCACTTGCAAAATTCGTGGCCCAGGAGTCCAAGTGCGAG GCCTGCGATGTGGTGGTGCGTTTCTACGGCCTCGTTCACTGGGAGGACCCCATGGACGAGGCGCTGGGACCCTCTGCCAATAGCTACACCTCTGCCGAAAACACGGTCACGAAGGATGGCATCCTGCACTACAAGGCGGGCACCTCGTATCTGGGCAAAGAGCAGTGGAAGACCTGCTTCGTGGTGCTCAG CAACGGGATCTTGTACCAGTACCCCGACCGCACCGACGTCACGCCTTTGCTCTCCATCAACATGGG CGGTGAGCAGTGTGGGGGATGCCGGCGCTCCAACACCACCGACCGGCCCCACTCCTTCCAGGTGATCCTGACGGACCGGCCCTCCCTGGAGCTGAGTGCCGACAACGAGGAGGACATGGCAGACTGGATGCAGTACTTCTGCCAGGCTGTCTCCAAAGGG GTGATCCCCCAGGGTGTTGCCCCTACACCTTGCGTCCCCTGCTGCCTTGTGCTGACGGACCAGAAGGCCTTCACGTGCCACGAGGACTGCCAGACAAGCTTCTTCCGCTCACTGGGCACCATGGAGCTGACGGACATCACTGCCATCTCCACGGAGGCTGGCAAGGAGTACTGTATCCTG GAGTTTGCTCAGGACCGCAAGCAGTTCCTGCCCCCCTGGGTGCTCTATTTTAGTTGCACTACAGAACTGGAGAGGTTCCTCTCAGCGCTGAACGCTGCGTGGAGGAACATCTACCAG GTCGACCTCCTGCACAAGGCCATTCTGGATGCCACTGTCAAGAAGAAGTGCGAGGACGCTCAGAGCCTCATCAACAGCGCCTGGCAGCGCAGCGACAGCCTGTGCCGCGGACGAGCGGAGCGGGACCCCTGGTGTTAG